The Nitrospirota bacterium genome window below encodes:
- the hutI gene encoding imidazolonepropionase, with amino-acid sequence MEELGLIRHGAVLLRDGLVTAVGPDERICRLPAARGAKPVDAGCRVVLPGFVDSHTHALFAAPRLDEYEARIGGSTYAGLARAGGGIQASARLIRSASERSLVCRLGQVARLFLEHGTTTIEVKSGYGLELDGELKMLRAIREAAGRSPLEMVPTLLAHDVPRRFRRKRARFLRVWTRELIPLVARSGLAECCDVFCDRGYFSLRETGMVLRAAARAGLKLKVHAEQLVRSGSALLAAGLGALSADHLDHLSEADIRRLRGTPTVATLLPGTTLHLDSHPDPPARWLIDAGVPVALATNFNPGSSPTVSMQLILSLACSRLKMSPAEALTAATVNGAYALGRGSLVGSLEVGKQADLIIMDATDYREIPYYVGMNHCVTVIKRGRVVFSRGGREARG; translated from the coding sequence ATGGAGGAGCTGGGTCTGATCCGCCACGGGGCCGTGTTGCTCCGGGACGGACTCGTGACTGCAGTGGGCCCCGACGAGCGGATCTGCCGGTTGCCGGCGGCTCGCGGTGCGAAACCGGTGGACGCCGGCTGCCGCGTCGTCCTGCCGGGCTTCGTGGATTCCCACACGCACGCGCTCTTTGCAGCCCCCCGCCTGGATGAGTATGAGGCGAGGATCGGCGGCTCGACCTACGCCGGGCTCGCCAGGGCCGGCGGCGGCATCCAGGCCAGCGCCAGGCTGATCCGGTCCGCGAGCGAGCGATCGTTGGTCTGCCGGCTCGGCCAAGTGGCGCGGCTGTTCCTGGAGCACGGAACGACCACAATCGAGGTCAAGAGCGGCTACGGCCTGGAGCTCGACGGGGAATTGAAGATGCTCCGGGCAATCCGGGAGGCCGCCGGACGAAGCCCGCTGGAGATGGTGCCGACGCTCCTGGCCCACGATGTGCCCCGCCGTTTTCGGCGGAAGCGTGCCCGCTTTCTCCGGGTCTGGACGCGCGAACTGATCCCCCTGGTCGCCCGGTCCGGGCTGGCCGAGTGCTGCGACGTCTTTTGCGACCGGGGCTATTTCTCGCTCCGCGAGACCGGGATGGTGCTGCGTGCGGCGGCCCGAGCCGGGCTGAAGCTGAAGGTCCATGCGGAACAGTTGGTCCGATCCGGATCGGCCCTGCTGGCCGCGGGGCTCGGCGCCCTGTCCGCGGATCATCTGGATCACCTGTCCGAGGCTGATATCCGGCGCCTGCGGGGGACCCCGACGGTCGCGACCCTGCTGCCGGGCACGACCCTGCACCTCGACTCGCATCCAGATCCGCCGGCCCGCTGGTTGATCGACGCCGGAGTCCCGGTCGCGCTCGCGACGAATTTCAATCCGGGCAGCTCGCCGACTGTGAGCATGCAGCTCATCCTCTCACTGGCCTGCTCGCGGCTGAAGATGAGCCCGGCGGAGGCGCTCACGGCCGCCACCGTGAACGGGGCCTACGCGCTTGGACGGGGCAGCCTGGTCGGATCGCTGGAGGTCGGCAAGCAGGCCGATCTCATCATCATGGATGCAACGGATTACCGGGAGATCCCGTACTACGTCGGGATGAATCATTGCGTCACGGTGATCAAGAGGGGGCGCGTGGTCTTTTCAAGGGGAGGGCGAGAGGCGCGAGGCTAG
- a CDS encoding sulfurtransferase TusA family protein, whose translation MIQSDVKLDTLGYFCPMPIIMTSKKIKELSPGQVLEVLSDDEGIKKDMPAWCQTTGHEMVGLEEEMADSRRIYKAFVRKAKR comes from the coding sequence ATGATCCAATCAGACGTGAAGCTGGACACGCTCGGGTACTTCTGCCCGATGCCGATCATCATGACCTCCAAGAAGATCAAGGAGCTGTCGCCAGGGCAGGTGCTCGAAGTGCTGTCCGACGACGAAGGGATCAAGAAGGACATGCCGGCCTGGTGTCAGACCACCGGTCACGAGATGGTCGGATTGGAAGAGGAGATGGCTGATTCACGGAGGATCTACAAGGCCTTTGTGAGGAAAGCGAAGCGCTGA
- a CDS encoding capsule assembly Wzi family protein, whose protein sequence is MSWLIKVLAMLALSALWVLTSSESHASVNLPTHHWAYEVIERLVAMGVIDEAMVVQKPYSRKQAARYVARAVDRVSGEHQLPESQEAVVGPLLERLMQEFRPELASLGAMPAPSGSKAGRVRFGGRLQVEGDAFFVGHQTVRFRENRGGEYYANGEQIQTDLRGWIELGDALSIVAQPKYISNPHVLGIGATNNTQNAYMRELNVKLTVANISLEVGRGTQWWGPGYRGSLLLTDHAFPMDMVKLGSEEPFRLPWVFKDLGQWKLNTFLTQLERDRDFPRAKVFGLRLSYLPTSWLELGFSRLTQFDGRGRTQSFPSAVVKAYTSSPNALGGTDVNEQAMLDFRVKVPSVNYLVPFPSGLQFYGEIGSEDKWSQFPLPNRAAVLGGIYIPQLFSGDSTDLRIEYATTDLAREKSGLSNVWYGNAIYTSGMRYRGFPLGHWMGPDATDLFVQVTRAMTDDLRIGLHLEQSERGKALPTPEKKQEAAADLTWWVSKRLQLTVGYTYQRIKNPGQITSINPFTETFTSGLTSTNHLLWTNLAVEF, encoded by the coding sequence TTGTCCTGGCTGATTAAGGTATTGGCAATGTTGGCCCTGTCGGCTCTTTGGGTATTGACCTCCAGCGAGTCGCACGCTTCGGTCAACCTGCCGACGCACCATTGGGCCTATGAGGTGATTGAGCGTTTGGTGGCCATGGGAGTGATTGACGAGGCCATGGTGGTCCAGAAACCCTACAGCCGCAAGCAGGCGGCTCGATACGTGGCGCGGGCCGTCGACCGGGTCAGCGGGGAGCATCAGTTGCCGGAAAGCCAGGAAGCGGTCGTTGGTCCTTTGCTGGAACGACTGATGCAGGAATTTCGGCCTGAGTTGGCCAGTCTCGGCGCAATGCCGGCCCCTTCGGGGTCGAAAGCCGGGAGGGTCCGTTTCGGGGGGCGGCTCCAGGTTGAAGGTGATGCCTTTTTCGTCGGGCACCAGACGGTCCGGTTCAGGGAGAACCGGGGCGGGGAGTATTACGCGAACGGCGAGCAGATCCAGACGGATCTCCGCGGGTGGATCGAGCTTGGCGACGCGCTTTCGATCGTGGCGCAGCCCAAATATATCAGTAATCCCCACGTCCTCGGCATCGGAGCTACCAACAACACCCAGAACGCCTACATGCGGGAGCTGAACGTCAAGTTGACCGTCGCCAATATTTCGCTCGAAGTGGGGCGAGGAACTCAGTGGTGGGGACCGGGATATCGGGGCTCGCTGCTCCTCACCGATCACGCCTTCCCGATGGACATGGTCAAACTGGGCAGCGAGGAGCCCTTCCGCCTCCCGTGGGTCTTCAAGGACCTGGGACAGTGGAAGCTGAACACGTTCCTGACGCAGTTGGAACGAGACCGTGATTTCCCGCGAGCCAAGGTGTTCGGATTGCGGCTCAGCTACCTGCCCACCAGCTGGCTGGAGCTGGGGTTCTCCCGCTTGACCCAGTTCGACGGGCGAGGGCGTACCCAGTCGTTCCCCTCCGCCGTCGTCAAGGCCTATACCTCCAGTCCCAACGCCCTGGGGGGGACCGATGTCAACGAACAGGCGATGCTGGACTTTCGGGTGAAAGTCCCGTCTGTCAACTATCTTGTTCCATTTCCCAGCGGCCTTCAGTTCTACGGGGAGATCGGATCGGAGGACAAGTGGTCTCAGTTTCCCCTGCCGAACCGGGCCGCCGTGCTCGGCGGGATCTATATCCCGCAGCTCTTTTCGGGCGATTCGACGGATCTGCGGATCGAGTATGCCACGACCGACCTGGCTCGTGAAAAGAGCGGTCTCTCGAACGTATGGTACGGGAACGCAATCTATACCAGCGGGATGCGGTATCGAGGGTTTCCTTTGGGGCACTGGATGGGGCCTGATGCCACGGACCTCTTCGTGCAAGTGACCCGTGCCATGACGGACGATCTTCGGATAGGGCTGCACCTCGAGCAGTCGGAGCGCGGCAAGGCCCTCCCAACCCCAGAGAAGAAGCAGGAGGCGGCCGCGGACCTGACTTGGTGGGTCTCGAAACGGCTCCAACTGACGGTCGGCTACACGTATCAGCGCATCAAGAACCCTGGTCAGATCACGAGCATCAACCCGTTCACGGAGACCTTCACCTCGGGCCTCACGTCCACCAATCATCTCCTTTGGACAAATCTGGCTGTAGAGTTCTGA
- a CDS encoding DsrE/DsrF/DrsH-like family protein — MSTTQLEPAAALAELRENKPDRVTIVVLSGDMDRVMAAFIIATGAAAMGMPVTMFFTFWGLNAIRRPGAVSAAKDWLRRLFGLLNRGGADRLPLSRFHFWGLGTVMMKQVMRQHRMPGIPELMATAQELGVRFIACTTTMGLMGITKDTLIEGVDQLAGVTTYLAEAKQGSVNLFI; from the coding sequence ATGAGTACGACCCAACTCGAACCGGCAGCCGCACTGGCTGAGTTGCGGGAGAACAAGCCCGACCGCGTCACGATCGTCGTCCTCAGCGGGGACATGGACCGGGTCATGGCCGCCTTCATCATTGCGACCGGTGCGGCGGCCATGGGGATGCCGGTGACCATGTTCTTCACGTTCTGGGGCTTGAATGCCATTCGCCGGCCCGGAGCGGTGAGCGCGGCCAAGGATTGGCTCCGCAGGCTCTTCGGTCTGTTGAACAGGGGAGGAGCCGACAGGTTGCCGCTGTCCCGCTTCCATTTCTGGGGGCTGGGGACCGTCATGATGAAGCAGGTCATGCGCCAGCATCGTATGCCGGGCATTCCGGAACTGATGGCGACGGCGCAGGAGCTGGGAGTGCGGTTCATCGCTTGCACGACCACGATGGGCTTGATGGGGATCACCAAGGACACGCTGATCGAGGGAGTCGATCAGTTGGCCGGCGTCACGACCTACCTGGCCGAGGCAAAACAAGGAAGCGTAAATTTGTTCATTTAG
- a CDS encoding cation:proton antiporter encodes MTDHAVLVDLLLIFVVSITVVFVFQKIKVPAIAGFLAAGALIGPYGLNLVPDVQQVKVLAEIGVALLLFTIGIEFSLAHLTAVRRLLLVGGPLQVASVVVLALLGGWFAGLPARETIFWGCLLSLSSTAIVLKALAERGESDSLHGRTTVSILIFQDLAVVPMMMVTPLLAGPGDGDVAGILLALAKSAMLVGLIVGAAWFFVPGLLEQIAGSRSRELFLLTIIVLCLGIAWLTSRAGLSLALGAFIAGLVISESEYSHQALAEILPFRDSFNSLFFVSVGMLMDVRVVWAHPVLLASLVGAVLIGKFLTAAGPILAMGLPPRSAILAGIALAQVGEFSFILAQEGQAAGLLQAEPYQVFLAVSVLTMVVTPFLIQLAPKVARRAEAFQRLRRWFPGRTTSHLTHLDTRHLRIKDHVIVVGYGLNGRNLARVLQETEIPYVVLDLDGETVRRESRNGVPIYYGDATNPGVLRQLRIEEARVLVLAISDPFSARRTVQIAKGLNPAVHVVVRTRYLRELEELHQLGADEVVPEEFETSIEIFALVLRNYRMPPDLITKKAEQVRREGYAVLRRTALPELAHHLRGGTLAEAEVETWRIEPESPAAGKTLAQVSIRPRTGASVIALTRGGVTESNPSEKVRLEAGDVVVLLGTREQIRRAIGLLTDNKMEADR; translated from the coding sequence GTGACGGACCACGCGGTTCTGGTCGATCTGTTACTAATCTTCGTGGTGTCAATCACCGTGGTCTTCGTGTTTCAGAAGATCAAGGTGCCGGCGATCGCCGGGTTTTTGGCCGCTGGGGCGTTGATCGGGCCGTACGGGTTGAACCTGGTGCCCGATGTCCAGCAGGTCAAGGTGCTGGCCGAGATCGGCGTGGCGCTCCTCCTGTTCACGATCGGGATCGAATTTTCGCTGGCCCACCTGACCGCAGTGCGCAGGCTGCTCCTGGTCGGAGGGCCGCTCCAGGTCGCCAGCGTGGTCGTGCTGGCGCTTCTCGGGGGCTGGTTCGCTGGCTTGCCGGCCCGCGAGACCATCTTCTGGGGTTGTCTCCTGTCGCTCAGCAGCACGGCAATCGTGCTCAAGGCCCTGGCGGAGCGGGGCGAGAGCGATTCGCTCCACGGGCGCACGACGGTCAGCATCCTGATCTTCCAGGACCTGGCCGTGGTCCCGATGATGATGGTGACCCCCCTGCTGGCCGGACCGGGCGACGGGGACGTGGCGGGGATTCTGCTCGCGCTCGCGAAGTCGGCGATGCTGGTGGGGCTCATCGTCGGGGCTGCCTGGTTCTTCGTGCCCGGTCTGCTGGAGCAGATCGCGGGGAGCCGGAGCCGCGAACTCTTCCTGCTGACGATCATCGTGTTGTGCCTGGGCATCGCCTGGCTGACATCACGGGCCGGGCTCTCGCTGGCCTTGGGGGCCTTCATTGCCGGTCTGGTCATTTCCGAATCCGAATACAGCCACCAGGCGCTTGCCGAGATCCTGCCGTTTCGGGACAGCTTCAACAGCCTCTTCTTCGTGTCCGTCGGCATGCTGATGGACGTGCGGGTCGTGTGGGCGCATCCGGTGCTCCTGGCTTCGCTGGTCGGAGCGGTGCTCATCGGCAAGTTCCTGACTGCGGCCGGACCGATCCTCGCCATGGGGCTTCCGCCCCGCTCGGCGATCCTGGCGGGCATCGCCTTGGCGCAGGTCGGGGAATTCAGCTTCATCCTGGCACAGGAGGGGCAGGCGGCAGGTCTCCTCCAGGCCGAGCCGTACCAGGTGTTCCTGGCCGTCTCGGTGCTGACGATGGTGGTCACGCCGTTCCTGATCCAACTCGCGCCAAAGGTCGCCCGGCGCGCAGAAGCGTTCCAGCGGCTGCGCCGCTGGTTCCCCGGCCGCACCACGTCCCATCTGACCCATCTGGACACGCGGCATCTCCGGATCAAGGACCACGTCATCGTGGTCGGTTACGGTCTGAACGGGCGCAACCTGGCCCGCGTGCTGCAGGAGACGGAGATTCCCTACGTCGTGCTGGACCTGGACGGGGAGACCGTCCGGCGCGAGTCCCGCAACGGAGTCCCGATCTACTACGGAGACGCCACGAATCCCGGCGTCCTCCGCCAGCTCCGGATCGAGGAGGCCCGCGTGCTGGTCCTGGCCATCTCCGACCCCTTTTCCGCCAGGCGCACGGTCCAAATCGCCAAGGGGCTCAATCCGGCCGTCCACGTCGTGGTGCGGACCCGCTACCTGCGCGAGCTGGAGGAATTGCACCAGTTGGGCGCGGACGAGGTCGTGCCGGAGGAGTTCGAGACCTCGATCGAGATTTTCGCCCTCGTCCTGCGGAACTACCGGATGCCTCCCGACCTGATCACGAAGAAAGCCGAGCAGGTCAGGCGGGAAGGGTACGCCGTCCTCAGGCGCACGGCCCTGCCGGAGTTGGCCCATCACCTCCGCGGGGGAACCCTGGCCGAGGCGGAGGTCGAGACCTGGCGGATCGAGCCGGAGTCGCCTGCCGCCGGCAAGACCCTCGCGCAGGTCTCGATCCGGCCGAGGACCGGCGCCTCGGTCATCGCCCTGACCAGGGGCGGAGTCACGGAATCCAATCCGTCCGAGAAGGTTCGGCTGGAGGCCGGTGACGTGGTGGTCCTCCTGGGTACCAGGGAGCAGATCCGACGCGCCATCGGCCTGCTCACGGACAACAAGATGGAGGCGGACCGTTGA